The following proteins are encoded in a genomic region of Pelodictyon phaeoclathratiforme BU-1:
- a CDS encoding CRISPR-associated endonuclease Cas3'', which translates to MTQQSVRPVAHLRQNPDGSWMEHDLKEHLTRVAEKAALFADEFSNGVWAKTAGLLHDLGKYNPQWQEYIRKNNGDYTEENHEQD; encoded by the coding sequence ATGACACAACAATCAGTTCGACCAGTCGCACATCTTCGCCAAAATCCGGATGGTTCATGGATGGAGCATGACTTGAAGGAACATCTTACACGGGTTGCGGAGAAGGCAGCCCTATTCGCAGATGAGTTCAGCAATGGTGTTTGGGCCAAAACGGCTGGTCTGTTACATGATCTCGGAAAATACAATCCTCAGTGGCAGGAATATATCCGCAAGAATAACGGGGATTATACGGAGGAGAATCATGAGCAAGATTGA
- a CDS encoding CRISPR-associated helicase/endonuclease Cas3, protein MSKIDHSSAGALQNENFWRYYAHSRPSEPSENWHLLEDHLQAVAEMAAGFARFFGAENWADIAGRWHDLGKGTLSWQAYLRHENNVTDEFSAFYSGHPVHAIVGAQELYKQSDQAGKLLAYCIAGHHGGLPNWHDDAIAALKSRLMEDFTDVDFPHSAPKLPSLLPLSKIEQNRLGFIIQFFVRMLFSCLVDADYLDTEASLSNKKSVWRSGYPALDELSERFSTNFDALRNKADSTTVVNQYREKVLNDCLKSAEFDPGLFSLTVPTGGGKTLASLAFALAHAKKYGKRRIIYVIPFTSIIEQNAQVFRDMLGDDAILEHHCNFMVDESDWKSLLASENWDAPIIVTTNVQFFNSFYASKTSYCRKLHNVADSIVIFDEVQAIPVEKLSPCMEVIKELSLNYGVSSILCTATQPAIEYSEQFQSGLQGVREIIQDVHSLFGALKRTEESFIGELSVQDVATKLSNYEQVLCIVNTRQQALDIYNALPKSDGTIHLSALMYPLHRTNKLNEIRRRLHDGEPCRVVSTQLIEAGVDVDFPCVFRVVAGIDSIAQAAGRCNRNGLHEKACQVFVFSFADLPITPFIKQAAQSAEKLFDLFKGKLTSPECVREYFYDYFWKNQQRMDSEGIVSLCQTAQSGEIQFKKLADFEIINSATIPVIIALDQNSLTMVEELKYSKYKGRILRKLQKYTVQIHSNQIKEIQKSLEVIVPGIFVLISDVLYSSNTGLKCSTPQGNAFIH, encoded by the coding sequence ATGAGCAAGATTGATCACTCCTCTGCTGGTGCGCTTCAAAATGAGAATTTTTGGAGATATTACGCTCATTCAAGACCAAGCGAACCTTCCGAGAACTGGCATCTATTAGAAGATCATTTGCAAGCGGTTGCTGAAATGGCTGCTGGATTTGCTCGTTTTTTTGGTGCAGAAAATTGGGCAGATATTGCAGGACGTTGGCATGATTTAGGAAAAGGTACACTATCTTGGCAAGCATATTTGCGTCATGAAAATAATGTTACGGATGAATTTTCTGCGTTTTATAGTGGGCATCCTGTCCATGCAATTGTAGGTGCTCAAGAACTTTATAAGCAATCTGATCAAGCAGGAAAATTACTTGCTTACTGTATTGCTGGGCATCATGGCGGTTTGCCGAACTGGCATGATGACGCAATTGCTGCGTTAAAATCTCGATTGATGGAAGATTTTACTGATGTTGATTTTCCGCATTCTGCTCCAAAACTGCCTTCATTATTACCGCTTTCCAAAATCGAGCAGAATCGTTTAGGGTTTATTATTCAGTTTTTTGTGAGGATGTTATTTTCTTGTCTCGTTGATGCCGACTATTTGGACACTGAAGCATCATTGAGTAACAAAAAATCTGTCTGGCGGTCGGGGTATCCTGCTCTGGATGAACTCTCTGAACGATTTTCAACAAACTTCGATGCCCTGAGAAACAAAGCTGATTCGACAACGGTTGTAAACCAGTACCGCGAAAAGGTGTTGAATGATTGTTTGAAAAGTGCAGAGTTTGATCCAGGACTTTTTTCTTTGACAGTACCGACAGGAGGCGGAAAAACATTAGCATCGCTTGCCTTTGCATTGGCTCATGCTAAAAAATATGGTAAGCGAAGAATCATATATGTGATTCCATTCACAAGCATCATTGAGCAGAACGCCCAAGTATTCAGGGATATGCTAGGCGATGATGCCATACTTGAGCATCATTGCAACTTTATGGTTGATGAATCAGACTGGAAATCTCTCTTGGCCTCAGAAAACTGGGATGCCCCGATTATTGTGACAACAAACGTACAGTTCTTTAATTCATTTTATGCTAGCAAAACATCATACTGTCGAAAGTTACACAACGTAGCGGATAGTATTGTCATATTTGATGAGGTTCAAGCAATTCCTGTTGAAAAATTGTCCCCCTGCATGGAGGTGATTAAAGAGCTTTCACTCAACTATGGTGTCTCATCAATTCTTTGTACGGCAACACAACCTGCTATCGAATATTCGGAACAGTTTCAAAGTGGGTTACAGGGTGTACGAGAAATTATTCAGGATGTGCATAGTCTGTTTGGAGCATTAAAGCGGACTGAAGAGTCTTTTATTGGAGAACTCTCGGTACAGGATGTTGCAACAAAACTATCCAATTATGAACAGGTTTTATGTATAGTCAACACTCGTCAACAGGCATTGGATATATATAATGCTTTGCCAAAATCAGATGGAACTATTCATTTAAGCGCCTTGATGTATCCTCTTCATCGTACCAATAAACTGAATGAAATTCGCAGGAGATTACACGACGGAGAGCCATGCCGCGTTGTTAGTACACAATTGATTGAGGCTGGAGTAGATGTGGACTTCCCTTGTGTATTCAGAGTTGTTGCAGGGATTGATAGTATTGCTCAAGCCGCTGGGCGGTGTAATAGAAATGGTTTACATGAAAAAGCCTGTCAAGTATTTGTTTTTTCTTTTGCTGATTTACCGATCACTCCATTTATAAAACAAGCAGCTCAATCGGCGGAAAAATTGTTTGATCTTTTTAAAGGAAAACTCACATCACCGGAATGTGTTCGTGAGTATTTTTATGACTATTTTTGGAAAAACCAGCAACGTATGGATTCAGAAGGAATCGTTTCTCTGTGTCAAACAGCTCAATCAGGAGAAATTCAATTTAAGAAGCTTGCTGATTTCGAAATAATAAATTCAGCAACAATTCCAGTTATTATAGCACTTGATCAAAATTCACTAACAATGGTTGAAGAGTTAAAATATTCAAAATATAAAGGACGAATTTTACGAAAACTCCAAAAATACACAGTACAAATACACAGTAATCAAATTAAGGAAATACAAAAATCTCTTGAAGTGATAGTCCCGGGTATTTTTGTCTTGATATCAGATGTGTTGTATTCAAGTAACACTGGTTTAAAATGTTCGACGCCACAAGGGAATGCATTTATTCATTAA
- the cas5c gene encoding type I-C CRISPR-associated protein Cas5c, with protein MSYGIKLRVWGDYALFTRPEMKVERVSYDVMTPSAARGILEAIYWKPSIRWIIDRIHVLKPIRFENIRRNEVAKKTSLNRVDMVGQYPISIIVDDSDTRQQRASMVLRDVEYIIEAHFYFSMKEDNNEGKHLDIFTRRAKAGQCFHRPYFGCREFPVNFEWCVDIPKSLLSGEQDLGYMLHDIDFENNMTARFFRAIMHNGIINCKQEAVS; from the coding sequence ATGAGCTATGGAATAAAGTTACGAGTCTGGGGCGACTACGCATTATTTACTCGACCAGAAATGAAGGTTGAAAGAGTGTCGTATGATGTGATGACACCTTCGGCAGCACGAGGCATATTAGAAGCAATTTACTGGAAACCATCTATTCGATGGATAATAGATAGGATTCATGTTTTAAAGCCTATCCGTTTTGAAAATATTCGCCGTAATGAAGTTGCAAAAAAGACAAGTCTAAATAGAGTTGATATGGTAGGACAGTATCCAATTAGTATTATTGTGGATGACTCAGATACTCGTCAACAAAGAGCGTCAATGGTGCTTCGAGATGTTGAATATATTATTGAAGCTCATTTTTATTTTTCTATGAAAGAAGATAATAATGAAGGAAAGCATTTAGATATTTTTACAAGACGAGCAAAAGCAGGTCAATGTTTTCATCGTCCATATTTCGGGTGTCGTGAGTTTCCTGTTAATTTCGAGTGGTGTGTTGATATTCCGAAATCATTGCTTTCTGGTGAACAGGATTTAGGATATATGCTACATGATATTGATTTTGAAAATAACATGACTGCTCGTTTTTTTCGAGCCATCATGCACAATGGCATTATTAATTGTAAACAGGAGGCCGTCTCATGA
- the cas8c gene encoding type I-C CRISPR-associated protein Cas8c/Csd1 gives MIFQSLIELYDRLAINDDVPPYGFSMEDIGFFVTIDKEGNLIGDPEESRKPIKPNVFEYYLSKTPYTNEVNVRAGGGAKETPNFMVDKADYFFGMSGNTEKNEHHSSFVNLISEVCSNSSDEGVIAVISFLKKWNALDSIGLKNWKEISGNKGKWVAFKLFGDSQFIHERVEVRKLWTNHLLKKEYKKGFSLIDGKIHDLQTQYAQFKFGSGASLVSFNDVSYESYGKKKGENALISVEAEFKSSTALKYLFRSKTQRLQIAETTTVFWAEKKSSVENFMGILLNPSIEDKIANIPIQKFLETIRDGKLPDDIEKEKELKFFILGFSLNKARLSLRFSYVSTVNKMMKRLREHFLCLQMERSKKDDVICPGIWHLLKETVREPKDISPVLGGALLRSILTGVNYPQHLFQGVLGRIRVDKVNYLRASILKAVLQRNYKMEVPMSLDTERREIEYLLGRLFAVLEKAQFDAIGNVNASIKDRYYTAASTTPASVFPRLISLSHHHIGKSDYGDISDRRIREIIEHIDTFPALLNLKQQGLFAIAYYQQKNAFYK, from the coding sequence ATGATTTTTCAGTCATTAATAGAACTCTATGATAGACTTGCTATAAATGATGACGTTCCTCCATATGGTTTTAGCATGGAAGATATTGGCTTTTTTGTTACCATTGATAAAGAAGGTAATCTTATCGGTGATCCTGAAGAAAGCCGAAAGCCTATAAAACCGAATGTATTTGAATATTATTTATCTAAAACGCCCTATACAAATGAAGTAAATGTTCGTGCTGGTGGAGGTGCAAAGGAAACTCCAAACTTTATGGTAGATAAGGCTGATTATTTTTTTGGAATGTCAGGAAATACTGAGAAAAATGAACACCACTCTTCATTTGTTAACTTAATTTCAGAAGTATGCAGTAATTCTTCAGACGAAGGTGTTATTGCTGTTATATCTTTTTTGAAGAAATGGAATGCTTTGGACTCAATTGGCTTAAAAAACTGGAAAGAGATTTCAGGAAATAAAGGAAAGTGGGTAGCCTTTAAACTTTTTGGGGACTCTCAATTTATTCATGAGCGAGTTGAAGTTAGAAAACTTTGGACTAATCATCTTTTAAAAAAAGAATACAAAAAAGGTTTTAGTCTTATAGATGGAAAAATTCACGATCTTCAAACGCAATATGCCCAATTTAAATTTGGTTCTGGAGCCTCGTTGGTTTCTTTTAATGATGTATCTTATGAGTCATATGGCAAGAAAAAAGGCGAAAATGCACTAATTTCGGTTGAAGCAGAATTCAAAAGTTCAACAGCTCTTAAATACTTATTCCGAAGTAAAACGCAACGTTTACAAATAGCAGAAACCACAACAGTTTTTTGGGCAGAAAAAAAATCTTCAGTTGAAAATTTTATGGGAATTCTTTTGAACCCATCAATAGAAGATAAAATAGCAAACATACCTATTCAAAAGTTTTTAGAAACTATACGTGATGGAAAACTACCAGATGATATTGAAAAAGAAAAAGAATTAAAATTTTTTATTCTTGGATTTTCTCTCAACAAAGCCAGACTTTCTCTCCGTTTTTCCTACGTTAGCACCGTTAATAAAATGATGAAAAGATTAAGAGAACATTTCTTATGTTTACAAATGGAAAGAAGTAAGAAAGATGATGTTATTTGCCCAGGAATCTGGCATTTACTTAAAGAAACTGTTAGAGAACCTAAAGATATTTCTCCTGTTTTAGGTGGAGCACTTCTGCGGTCAATCCTTACAGGAGTGAACTACCCACAACATCTATTTCAAGGAGTGTTGGGGAGAATAAGGGTGGACAAGGTTAACTATTTACGTGCATCGATTCTGAAAGCAGTATTGCAAAGAAACTATAAAATGGAGGTACCAATGTCATTGGACACAGAACGACGGGAGATCGAATATCTTCTTGGGCGACTTTTTGCTGTATTAGAAAAAGCGCAGTTTGATGCTATAGGAAATGTTAATGCATCGATAAAAGACCGATATTATACTGCTGCATCTACTACACCAGCCAGTGTTTTCCCTCGATTAATTAGCTTATCACACCATCATATTGGAAAATCAGACTATGGGGATATTTCTGATCGCAGAATACGTGAAATTATTGAACATATTGATACATTCCCTGCACTTTTAAATTTGAAGCAACAAGGCTTGTTTGCAATTGCATATTATCAGCAAAAAAATGCTTTTTATAAATGA
- the cas7c gene encoding type I-C CRISPR-associated protein Cas7/Csd2 codes for MTQTIENRYEFVLLFDVKNGNPNGDPDAGNLPRIDPETGHGITTDVCLKRKIRNYVELLKKNESPYEIHVREGEFLSEHHKRAHNALTDEKIYVFVPADLRGELSSFAEYPEGVGFENDAIYFQLSSDIDKVKKDVEKLKNITDASKAKIKELFVDGKSVIAKKWMCKNFFDVRTFGAVMSTGDKTCGQVRGPVQLSFSRSIEPIVGLEIAMSRTAAVNVDKSSDKGLGARKSIVPYGLYRVHGFISAPLAKQTGFTEDDLELLWSALINMFDHDRSASRGEMASRQLFVFQHESELGNTPAHKLFERIKVERKPLSNGPARFYEDYQITIDETNLGKVTLLRKIA; via the coding sequence ATGACTCAGACCATTGAAAACCGTTATGAGTTTGTACTGCTTTTTGATGTTAAAAATGGGAACCCAAATGGTGACCCTGATGCCGGAAATCTACCGCGTATTGATCCTGAGACTGGGCACGGAATTACAACGGATGTATGCTTGAAAAGAAAAATCAGAAATTATGTAGAACTATTGAAAAAAAATGAATCTCCTTACGAGATCCATGTGCGAGAAGGCGAGTTTCTTTCTGAACACCATAAAAGAGCGCATAATGCTTTGACTGATGAAAAAATATACGTATTCGTTCCTGCGGATTTAAGAGGTGAGTTAAGTTCATTTGCGGAATATCCTGAAGGAGTCGGTTTTGAAAACGACGCAATTTATTTCCAGTTGAGTTCGGATATTGACAAAGTAAAGAAAGATGTGGAAAAACTAAAAAATATTACTGATGCTTCAAAAGCGAAAATAAAAGAATTGTTTGTTGACGGAAAATCAGTTATCGCAAAGAAGTGGATGTGTAAAAACTTTTTTGATGTTCGTACTTTTGGAGCAGTTATGTCGACAGGTGATAAAACCTGCGGACAAGTACGCGGTCCTGTTCAATTGAGTTTTTCGAGAAGTATCGAGCCAATCGTCGGATTAGAGATTGCAATGTCAAGAACAGCAGCAGTAAACGTGGATAAATCGAGTGATAAAGGACTTGGTGCAAGAAAATCCATTGTACCATATGGTTTGTACAGGGTTCATGGATTTATTTCTGCTCCTTTAGCAAAACAAACAGGTTTCACAGAAGACGATCTTGAATTGCTATGGTCTGCATTGATTAATATGTTTGATCATGATCGCTCTGCATCTCGTGGTGAGATGGCATCCCGTCAACTTTTCGTTTTTCAACACGAGTCTGAGTTGGGGAACACTCCTGCTCACAAGTTATTTGAAAGAATTAAAGTTGAACGAAAACCTCTTTCAAATGGTCCTGCAAGATTTTATGAAGATTATCAGATTACTATCGATGAAACTAATCTAGGAAAGGTAACTCTGTTAAGAAAAATTGCATAA
- the cas4 gene encoding CRISPR-associated protein Cas4, which yields MYPESDFVMLSALQHFVYCPRQCALIHLEQIWSENGYTAEGREMHERVDNGETSYRSGVRVTRSAALRSAILGISGIADVVEWHKLKDHEEPFPVEYKRGKPKKHDADKIQLCAQAMCLEEMLGIQISAGALFYGQTKHRLDVDFDDVLREKTVLAAEGVHDLFRNGVTPPPEPGPKCKLCSLKEECLPEVIVQGKTAKVYLQKLFHTLSEEEI from the coding sequence ATGTACCCTGAATCCGATTTCGTGATGCTGTCAGCATTACAGCATTTTGTCTACTGCCCCCGGCAGTGTGCGCTGATCCATCTGGAACAGATATGGAGCGAGAACGGCTACACTGCTGAGGGACGGGAGATGCATGAACGGGTCGATAACGGTGAAACATCATACCGGAGCGGTGTCCGTGTAACGAGAAGTGCAGCATTGCGAAGCGCAATACTTGGCATTTCGGGTATAGCTGACGTGGTGGAATGGCATAAGTTGAAAGATCATGAGGAGCCGTTTCCGGTTGAGTACAAACGCGGCAAACCGAAAAAACATGATGCAGATAAAATCCAGCTTTGTGCCCAGGCCATGTGCCTTGAGGAGATGCTTGGAATTCAAATTTCAGCAGGCGCACTGTTCTACGGCCAGACAAAGCACCGACTGGATGTTGATTTCGATGATGTTTTGCGTGAAAAAACGGTTCTTGCTGCAGAAGGGGTGCATGACCTCTTTCGGAATGGAGTAACACCGCCACCTGAACCCGGACCGAAATGCAAGCTCTGCTCGTTGAAAGAAGAGTGCCTGCCGGAGGTGATTGTTCAGGGAAAAACGGCGAAAGTATACCTTCAAAAATTGTTTCATACACTCTCGGAGGAGGAGATTTGA
- the cas1c gene encoding type I-C CRISPR-associated endonuclease Cas1c: MKKYLNTLFVTTQGAYLSKEGECAVIKIEKEVKTRIPLHMLDGIICFGSVTCSPFLLGHCAESGVTVTFLSLYGKFLCQVQGATRGNILLRRAQYRMADNNLQTARLARSFVIGKIGNARITLARTVRDHPEKVNSVKLKNAQHILAGCIKRLQDETDQERIRGIEGEAAKVYFDVFDECITSTDPLFRFTGRNRRPPLDRINCLLSFLYTLLTHDIRSALESCGLDPAAGFLHKDRPGRPSLALDMIEEFRSYIADRLALSLINRGQIQSKDFTISETGAVLLKDDARKTLLTAYQNRKQEEIEHPFVKEKMAIGLLWHMQAMLLARHIRGDIDTYPPFVWR; encoded by the coding sequence TTGAAAAAATATCTCAATACCCTTTTTGTCACTACACAGGGCGCCTACCTCTCAAAGGAGGGTGAGTGTGCTGTTATCAAAATAGAAAAAGAGGTCAAAACGCGCATCCCGCTGCATATGCTTGACGGCATCATCTGTTTTGGTTCGGTAACCTGCAGCCCATTTTTGCTTGGCCATTGTGCTGAAAGCGGTGTAACAGTAACATTTTTAAGCTTGTATGGAAAATTTCTCTGTCAGGTTCAGGGAGCGACACGAGGGAATATTTTACTGCGGAGAGCACAGTACCGTATGGCTGACAATAACCTTCAAACCGCTCGCCTCGCCCGCTCTTTTGTTATCGGCAAAATCGGTAATGCCCGAATCACACTTGCACGGACGGTAAGGGATCATCCCGAAAAAGTGAACTCTGTTAAACTGAAAAATGCCCAGCATATCCTTGCTGGTTGCATAAAGCGCTTGCAGGATGAAACCGATCAGGAACGTATCAGGGGAATTGAGGGCGAAGCAGCAAAAGTTTACTTCGACGTCTTCGATGAGTGTATCACCTCTACAGATCCATTGTTCCGCTTTACCGGTCGCAACCGCCGTCCGCCACTTGACCGAATAAACTGTCTGCTCTCTTTTCTCTATACCCTGCTGACACACGATATTCGCTCTGCGCTTGAGTCGTGCGGTCTTGATCCTGCTGCAGGTTTTTTACACAAAGACCGACCGGGACGCCCAAGTCTTGCTCTTGACATGATTGAAGAGTTCCGTTCGTATATTGCGGACAGGTTGGCACTATCGCTGATCAATCGAGGTCAGATTCAATCCAAAGATTTTACCATCTCGGAAACGGGTGCTGTACTCCTGAAAGATGATGCTCGCAAAACGCTTTTAACCGCCTATCAAAATCGGAAGCAGGAAGAAATCGAGCACCCGTTTGTCAAAGAAAAAATGGCCATCGGTTTATTGTGGCACATGCAAGCTATGCTGCTTGCCCGCCATATCCGGGGCGATATCGACACCTACCCGCCATTTGTCTGGAGATAA
- the cas2 gene encoding CRISPR-associated endonuclease Cas2, whose translation MLVLVTYDVNTETPAGKRRLRRIAKTCQNYGQRVQFSVFECNVDPAQWTKLRGKLVHEMDHDHDSLRFYFLGSNWQNHIEHEGAKEPRDLEGPLIL comes from the coding sequence ATGCTTGTTCTGGTCACTTATGATGTCAACACCGAAACTCCTGCCGGAAAAAGGAGATTGCGCCGCATAGCCAAAACCTGCCAGAACTATGGGCAACGAGTCCAGTTTTCAGTGTTTGAATGTAATGTTGATCCAGCACAATGGACAAAATTACGGGGAAAGCTTGTCCATGAGATGGATCATGACCATGACAGTTTGAGGTTTTATTTTCTCGGATCAAACTGGCAAAATCACATTGAACACGAAGGAGCCAAAGAACCACGAGATCTTGAAGGTCCGCTGATTTTATAA
- a CDS encoding DUF4403 family protein has protein sequence MKKPIIITAVVVALLAASFYFLLRKSSAIPPVAITETVNIDIPQSTFNIPIRLEIKSLSDYLNAKITGQFLNTTLFLQESRKEKIALTLTKTGQITIRSKGRELVCTLPLTVNATLLDSRFGKTLSKLVKPFRTTIILTLSTPIALDRDWKLKTNFKIRHYRWASEPVLKIGPFRKNLRETLDNAIRQNNHRLTSMVDKEINKAASLEKTVAGVWHDLQEPILIYRNPAPIWMRFSCNDIKGDISLQQQDIICLASVKAKMLIVTDTTTVLKQHPLPDFKKIPVEELQRKSDVFIYANTSFHEINQQLNELLKEAEISSKGYTITIKAIEAYASTEGLSVAVDTEGDLKGRFFLTGHPVFDLATKRLNIVDFDFAVNSNSILVNRGDEILHDLLKKRIASKLNLGMETLIAKLPFIVHQAIAKEKTGKTIDLIMNNLEIKQCDILMGKEGVHFIINASTETTLTLKGTSKNCFLIYHLNQQSLH, from the coding sequence ATGAAAAAGCCAATCATCATAACTGCGGTTGTTGTTGCGCTGCTTGCCGCCAGCTTCTATTTTTTATTGAGGAAGAGTTCTGCCATTCCACCCGTGGCGATAACAGAAACGGTGAATATCGATATCCCTCAGTCCACCTTTAATATTCCGATCCGACTTGAAATCAAAAGCCTTTCTGATTACCTGAACGCCAAAATCACCGGTCAATTCCTGAACACAACTCTCTTTCTTCAGGAATCAAGAAAAGAAAAAATTGCCCTGACGCTCACGAAAACAGGGCAGATTACCATCAGATCAAAAGGCCGTGAGTTGGTTTGCACCCTTCCCTTGACTGTTAACGCAACGCTTCTCGACAGCCGATTTGGAAAAACACTCTCAAAACTGGTTAAACCATTTCGCACGACTATTATCCTGACTCTCTCAACACCAATAGCTCTTGACCGGGACTGGAAACTGAAAACCAATTTCAAAATTAGACACTATCGATGGGCAAGCGAACCGGTGCTCAAAATCGGGCCTTTCAGAAAAAACCTGAGGGAAACACTCGATAATGCCATCAGGCAGAACAACCACCGCTTGACTTCCATGGTCGATAAAGAGATCAACAAGGCTGCATCATTAGAGAAGACGGTTGCCGGTGTCTGGCATGACCTGCAAGAACCCATTCTTATTTACAGGAACCCTGCGCCAATATGGATGCGCTTTTCCTGCAATGATATCAAGGGGGATATATCGCTGCAGCAGCAGGATATCATCTGCCTTGCCAGTGTAAAAGCGAAAATGCTGATTGTCACCGATACCACAACAGTGCTAAAACAGCACCCCTTGCCTGATTTCAAAAAAATACCGGTGGAAGAGCTGCAGCGGAAGTCCGATGTTTTTATCTATGCCAACACCTCTTTTCATGAAATTAATCAGCAACTGAACGAACTGCTGAAAGAAGCAGAGATTTCTTCAAAGGGCTATACCATCACCATCAAGGCAATAGAAGCCTATGCTTCCACAGAGGGACTCAGCGTGGCTGTTGACACGGAGGGTGATCTCAAGGGGCGATTTTTTCTGACTGGCCATCCCGTATTTGACCTCGCAACCAAGAGACTGAATATTGTGGATTTTGACTTTGCAGTCAACAGCAACAGCATTCTTGTGAACAGGGGGGATGAGATACTGCATGATCTTCTCAAAAAACGAATCGCGTCGAAGCTGAATCTTGGCATGGAAACGCTGATAGCGAAATTACCCTTCATCGTTCATCAAGCCATTGCCAAGGAGAAGACAGGCAAAACAATCGACCTTATCATGAACAATCTGGAGATCAAACAGTGCGATATTCTTATGGGTAAAGAGGGAGTGCACTTTATCATCAATGCGAGCACTGAAACAACTCTGACACTCAAGGGCACCTCTAAAAACTGCTTTTTGATATATCATCTGAACCAGCAATCCCTGCATTGA
- a CDS encoding IS5 family transposase: protein MTTISASFPCNNTAYKELTKNRPGTSVEKLTKLKDPLVKLEAHIDWKIFEPLLDVVFNKTQNSTHKGRPPFDRIMMFKLLILQSLYNLSDDQMEYQITDRLTFKRFLGLKSSDRVPDSKTIWKFRETLILEEVIAPLFYRFNQALDDQSIFANTGQIVDASFVEAPRQRNTREENKEIKAGITPEVWKEKPHKLRQKDVDARWVKKNHIVFYGYKNHVKIDSATKLITTYAVSSASPHDSQELETLIDKEDAGQILYADSAYIGQDESISWCGMSGQINEKGFKNHPLTDEQKASNRQKSKTRARVEHIFGFMTNSMDAMHVRTIGLFRAAAKIGLTNLTYNMMRCVQLKKTVYAVFLNDQYAKVMG from the coding sequence GTGACTACAATTTCCGCATCTTTTCCTTGTAATAATACTGCTTATAAGGAGTTAACGAAAAATAGGCCTGGAACTTCCGTTGAAAAACTTACAAAACTCAAAGATCCCTTGGTCAAACTTGAAGCACATATCGATTGGAAGATATTCGAACCTCTTCTTGATGTTGTCTTCAATAAGACTCAGAATAGCACGCATAAAGGTCGGCCCCCATTTGATCGAATCATGATGTTTAAACTTCTTATTTTGCAGAGTCTGTATAACCTCTCGGATGACCAAATGGAATATCAGATCACTGACAGACTCACTTTCAAACGCTTTCTTGGCCTGAAATCCAGTGATAGAGTACCTGATAGCAAGACCATCTGGAAGTTTCGTGAAACCCTTATTCTGGAAGAGGTTATTGCACCACTGTTCTATCGTTTCAATCAAGCGCTTGATGACCAAAGTATTTTTGCTAACACAGGCCAGATTGTTGATGCCAGCTTTGTCGAGGCTCCCCGGCAACGCAATACCCGTGAGGAAAACAAAGAGATAAAAGCAGGAATAACTCCTGAAGTTTGGAAAGAAAAACCCCATAAACTACGGCAGAAAGATGTCGATGCTCGCTGGGTCAAAAAGAACCACATCGTTTTTTATGGTTACAAAAATCATGTTAAAATCGACAGCGCAACAAAACTCATAACAACATATGCCGTAAGCAGTGCTTCACCTCATGACTCCCAAGAACTTGAAACCTTGATTGATAAAGAGGATGCCGGTCAGATACTGTATGCAGACAGCGCTTATATCGGTCAGGACGAAAGTATTTCGTGGTGTGGCATGTCAGGGCAGATCAATGAAAAAGGTTTCAAAAATCACCCGCTAACGGATGAACAGAAAGCGTCCAATCGCCAGAAATCAAAGACAAGAGCTCGCGTTGAGCATATTTTCGGCTTTATGACGAACAGTATGGATGCCATGCATGTTCGTACAATCGGTCTTTTTAGAGCAGCAGCAAAAATCGGCTTGACGAATTTGACCTATAACATGATGCGTTGTGTACAGCTCAAGAAAACGGTTTATGCCGTATTTTTAAATGACCAGTATGCGAAGGTCATGGGATAA